Proteins encoded in a region of the Mycolicibacterium duvalii genome:
- a CDS encoding TlpA family protein disulfide reductase, protein MSTSARWSVVALVVIVALATALWGELGDDRNAGPAPTTETVSPRDRRAADTAEALAEPRRRADLAPCPRPGAGPGPEPLRGLTLECAGDGSHVDVAAALAGRPTVLNLWAYWCGPCIDELPAMAEFQRRVGPGVTVVTVHQDENEEAALLMLSDLGVRLPTLQDGRRTIAAALRVPNVMPATVVLRADGSVAEILPRSFTTAEEIADAVRPTIGVA, encoded by the coding sequence GTCGTCATCGTCGCGCTCGCCACCGCGCTGTGGGGCGAACTGGGCGACGACCGGAACGCCGGCCCGGCGCCCACGACCGAAACGGTGTCGCCACGCGACCGCCGCGCCGCCGACACCGCCGAGGCGCTGGCCGAACCGCGCCGCCGCGCCGACCTGGCACCGTGTCCGCGGCCCGGCGCCGGCCCGGGTCCCGAGCCGCTGCGCGGTCTGACCCTCGAGTGCGCGGGCGACGGATCGCATGTCGACGTGGCCGCCGCGCTGGCCGGCCGGCCCACCGTCCTGAACCTGTGGGCCTACTGGTGCGGTCCGTGCATCGACGAACTTCCGGCGATGGCCGAGTTCCAGCGGCGCGTGGGACCCGGCGTGACGGTGGTGACCGTGCATCAGGACGAGAACGAAGAAGCGGCGCTGCTGATGCTTTCCGACCTCGGGGTGCGGCTGCCGACCCTGCAGGACGGGCGGCGCACGATCGCCGCCGCGTTGCGGGTGCCCAACGTTATGCCGGCCACCGTGGTGCTGCGCGCGGACGGTAGCGTGGCCGAAATTCTGCCTCGGTCCTTCACGACGGCCGAGGAGATCGCTGATGCGGTCCGGCCGACGATCGGAGTGGCTTAG
- a CDS encoding NUDIX hydrolase — MSWDFQPEGAPGELVPDTSPAWLTPLVDRPEAVRHAYRRRVPAEVMAAVTAANATAAVTGARRDAAVLVLFSGPPDGTAGRLPENADLLVTVRASTLRHHAGQAAFPGGAADPGDRSPVHTALREATEETGVDATRLRPLATLEKMFIPPSGFHVVPVLAYSPDPGPVAVVDRSETALVSRVPVRAFTNPENRIMVYRRGSTRRAAGPAFLLNQMVVWGFTGHVISAMLDVAGWSTDWDTDNVYELDEAMRLLDTDDSYGEAQR; from the coding sequence GTGAGCTGGGACTTCCAGCCCGAGGGCGCTCCCGGGGAACTGGTCCCCGACACGTCTCCGGCGTGGCTGACGCCGCTGGTCGACCGCCCCGAGGCCGTCCGCCACGCCTACCGGCGCCGGGTGCCGGCCGAGGTGATGGCGGCCGTGACCGCCGCCAACGCCACCGCGGCCGTCACCGGTGCGCGCCGCGACGCCGCGGTGCTGGTGCTGTTCTCCGGTCCGCCCGACGGGACCGCCGGCCGGTTGCCTGAGAATGCCGACCTGCTGGTGACCGTCCGAGCCTCCACGCTGCGCCACCACGCCGGTCAGGCCGCGTTCCCCGGCGGGGCCGCCGACCCCGGGGACCGTAGCCCGGTGCACACTGCGCTGCGCGAGGCCACCGAGGAGACCGGCGTGGACGCCACCCGGCTGCGCCCGCTGGCCACGCTGGAGAAGATGTTCATCCCGCCCTCGGGATTCCACGTCGTTCCGGTGCTGGCGTACTCGCCGGACCCGGGGCCCGTCGCCGTGGTCGACCGGTCCGAGACCGCGCTGGTGTCGCGGGTCCCGGTGCGCGCCTTCACCAACCCGGAGAACCGGATCATGGTGTACCGCAGGGGAAGCACCCGGCGCGCAGCCGGCCCGGCGTTTCTGCTCAACCAGATGGTGGTGTGGGGTTTCACGGGTCACGTCATCTCGGCGATGCTCGACGTGGCCGGCTGGTCCACCGACTGGGACACCGACAACGTCTACGAACTCGACGAGGCAATGAGACTCCTGGACACCGACGACAGCTACGGTGAAGCGCAACGATGA